GTTGTACAAGCCGAAGCGCACGTCAAACTGGTTCTTTTCCAAATAGTCTTTAGCGTCTAAGCGGTCGTCCTCGTTGCCGATATTGGCAATACCGGCGCGGTAGAAGGTATAACCGCTGGAAGGATAAATTTCAAGCGCCAGGTCGCTTGTAGCCAGGGCCGGGCCCGGCATATAGAAGAAATCATAATCCCAATACACGCGGAAGCGGCTCATTTTGCCTACAAACGTTTTAACTTCGCCCATGGTTTCTTTCAAATCTTTCACGCTGTCCTTCACGTCTTCCTTCATCTGCGGGTCTTTAATCAAACTGCCGATTACCCCTTCCCCCTGCTCCAAGCTGTTCATCAGCGAGTCGGCCTTGGCCATTAAATCATTTAATTTGGCGGAAGCGACGTCCAAGTTCTGTACCGAGCGCGAAAGATACGGCCGCATCTGCGCCACCAGCTGGTTTAAATTGGCCGACAGCTGCCGGACTTCGTGCATCGTCTGGTTTAATTTTTCGCCGAACTGGCCTTGATTGTTGACGCTGTCCACAAACTCTTTAATGCTGCTCATGGTTTTGGTAATCATCACGTCCATGGGCATTTCGTCCGCGCCGCGCACCAAGGCGCCGGGTTTTAATACGCCCGCCGCAGGCGTGCCTTGTTCCACCTTCAGGTATTTCGTGCCGATAATCCCCGTCATCACTACGCTGAACCGGGCATCACGGAAAATTTCCACCCCTTCGTGAATATCCGCCACCACAACGGCCTGGCCTTTTTCAATGCGGATGTGGCGCACGCGGCCCACTTCCACGCCGGAAAGTTTCACGGGCGCTTTGACGGGCAGGCCGGACACGTCTTCAAACGCCACGTTAATCTCATA
The window above is part of the Elusimicrobium sp. An273 genome. Proteins encoded here:
- a CDS encoding MlaD family protein; the encoded protein is MKPETKLGIFTVLGIVIFGFSLYFLGGLSVTRSYEINVAFEDVSGLPVKAPVKLSGVEVGRVRHIRIEKGQAVVVADIHEGVEIFRDARFSVVMTGIIGTKYLKVEQGTPAAGVLKPGALVRGADEMPMDVMITKTMSSIKEFVDSVNNQGQFGEKLNQTMHEVRQLSANLNQLVAQMRPYLSRSVQNLDVASAKLNDLMAKADSLMNSLEQGEGVIGSLIKDPQMKEDVKDSVKDLKETMGEVKTFVGKMSRFRVYWDYDFFYMPGPALATSDLALEIYPSSGYTFYRAGIANIGNEDDRLDAKDYLEKNQFDVRFGLYNKWATISAGLIRGAGGVALELKPFYDKEFLERFTFTGEFSDWGRDRVINGRLFNKPNLTYGVDFRFNRYFSVGAWARDVLETNDFAVKANISFNDQDISSFFGLAAMAGS